In the Rhodothermales bacterium genome, TGCCGATAAACGGATTGACATCCTCCTCGCAGCCGGCGACCAGCAGGAGGGCCAGCGCCAGCGCGCCGGCCGCGCAGCGCCCTGCCCGCAACAAGACACGGGACCGGACGGGGGCTGTGGGATCGCTGACGGAAGGGGTAGACATGGGGATTACGATGCCGAAACGGCTCACTCAATTAAACGAGGCTTTGACGCCGACCGTCGGAACGAACGGCAACTGGTCGGTCCGGCGCAGCGTGAAGATGTCGAGCGAGAGCAGGTTGCGCCGGTTGTATACGTTGATCGCGCCGGCCTGCAGGACGAGGCTGGTATGCTCCCAGGTAAACGTGCGCTCCACCGAGATATCGAGCCGGTGGTAGGCCGGCAGGATGCCCTCGAACGGACGGTCGTAGATGATGCGCCGGCTATCGACGGTATTGAAGATGTCCTGGATGCCGTTCATGAGCAGAAAACCGTCGAACCCGATG is a window encoding:
- a CDS encoding TonB-dependent receptor, producing IGFDGFLLMNGIQDIFNTVDSRRIIYDRPFEGILPAYHRLDISVERTFTWEHTSLVLQAGAINVYNRRNLLSLDIFTLRRTDQLPFVPTVGVKASFN